The Algoriphagus sanaruensis genome window below encodes:
- the groL gene encoding chaperonin GroEL (60 kDa chaperone family; promotes refolding of misfolded polypeptides especially under stressful conditions; forms two stacked rings of heptamers to form a barrel-shaped 14mer; ends can be capped by GroES; misfolded proteins enter the barrel where they are refolded when GroES binds), producing MAKQLFFDTNARDQLKKGVDALADAVKVTLGPKGRNVIIDKKFGAPTITKDGVSVAKEIELAEPIENMGAQLVKEVASKTADNAGDGTTTATVLAQAIFNVGIKNVAAGANPMDLKRGIDKAVAAVVSELRNNSKQISTSKEIAQVATVSANNDEEIGKMIADAMDKVGKDGVITVEEAKGTETEVKTVEGMQFDRGYLSPYFVTNTEKMEAELDHPFILIYDKKISSMKELLPVLEPVAQSGKPLLIIAEDVDGEALATLVVNKIRGALKVAAVKAPGFGDRRKAMLEDIAILTGGTVISEERGFKLENATPDMLGRAEKINIDKDNTTIVNGAGDAAAIKGRIAEIKAQIEKTTSDYDREKLQERLAKLSGGVAILYIGAATEVEMKEKKDRVDDALHATRAAVQEGVVVGGGVALVRAASALDSIKGSNDDQDTGINIIRTAIEAPLRTIVSNAGGEPSVVINKIRENKGNFGYNARTDEYQDLFEAGVIDPTKVTRLALENAASIASLLLTTECVVADVKEDSPAMPPMGGGGMGGMM from the coding sequence ATGGCTAAACAACTGTTTTTCGATACTAACGCTAGAGATCAACTGAAGAAAGGCGTAGACGCATTGGCGGATGCAGTAAAAGTAACTTTGGGTCCAAAAGGCCGAAACGTAATCATTGACAAAAAATTCGGTGCACCAACCATCACTAAAGACGGTGTATCTGTAGCAAAAGAGATCGAATTGGCTGAGCCAATCGAAAATATGGGGGCTCAACTTGTAAAAGAAGTAGCTTCTAAAACTGCTGACAATGCTGGTGATGGTACTACTACTGCTACAGTATTGGCACAAGCAATCTTCAACGTCGGAATCAAGAACGTGGCTGCTGGTGCAAACCCAATGGATCTCAAGAGAGGAATTGATAAAGCTGTTGCAGCTGTAGTTTCTGAATTAAGAAACAATTCCAAGCAAATCTCAACTTCCAAGGAAATCGCTCAAGTTGCTACTGTTTCTGCAAACAACGACGAAGAGATCGGAAAAATGATCGCTGACGCGATGGATAAAGTTGGAAAAGATGGAGTAATCACTGTAGAAGAGGCAAAAGGTACCGAAACAGAAGTGAAAACTGTAGAAGGTATGCAGTTTGACAGAGGTTACCTTTCTCCATATTTCGTAACCAACACTGAGAAAATGGAAGCTGAATTGGATCATCCTTTCATCTTGATCTACGACAAGAAGATCTCTTCCATGAAAGAACTACTTCCAGTATTGGAGCCAGTTGCTCAGTCTGGTAAGCCTTTGTTGATCATCGCTGAAGATGTAGATGGAGAAGCTTTGGCTACCTTGGTGGTTAACAAAATCAGAGGTGCTTTGAAAGTAGCCGCTGTAAAAGCTCCTGGATTCGGAGATAGAAGAAAAGCAATGTTGGAAGACATCGCTATCCTAACCGGAGGAACTGTAATCTCTGAAGAAAGAGGTTTCAAATTAGAGAATGCTACTCCTGACATGCTAGGAAGAGCAGAAAAAATCAATATCGATAAGGACAATACCACTATCGTTAACGGTGCTGGTGATGCAGCTGCTATCAAAGGTAGAATTGCTGAGATCAAAGCTCAAATCGAAAAAACAACTTCAGATTACGACAGAGAAAAGCTTCAAGAACGATTGGCTAAGCTTTCTGGCGGTGTAGCTATCCTTTATATCGGTGCAGCTACTGAAGTTGAAATGAAAGAGAAAAAAGACAGAGTTGATGATGCTTTGCATGCTACTAGAGCTGCCGTACAAGAAGGTGTTGTAGTAGGTGGTGGTGTTGCTCTTGTAAGAGCTGCATCAGCCTTGGATAGCATCAAAGGATCTAACGACGATCAAGATACAGGTATCAACATCATCAGAACTGCAATCGAAGCTCCTTTGAGAACAATCGTTAGCAATGCTGGCGGCGAACCTTCTGTTGTAATTAATAAAATCAGAGAAAATAAAGGCAACTTCGGTTACAATGCTAGAACAGATGAATACCAAGATCTTTTCGAAGCTGGTGTAATCGACCCAACTAAAGTGACTCGACTTGCTTTGGAAAATGCGGCCTCTATTGCCTCCTTGCTTTTGACCACTGAATGTGTGGTAGCAGATGTTAAAGAAGATAGTCCTGCTATGCCTCCAATGGGTGGCGGAGGAATGGGCGGAATGATGTAA
- the secG gene encoding preprotein translocase subunit SecG, translated as MFNLLIGVILILAFLLILVILGQNSKGGAGAAFGGSASQIMGVTRTGNVLEKATWILAVAILALSLVSSAFYTSSQPNQFSSPNIESAKQQVVTPAFENSESLTPAAEQATDTTSQQ; from the coding sequence ATGTTCAACTTATTAATCGGAGTGATTTTGATTTTGGCATTTTTGCTAATCTTAGTGATCCTAGGTCAAAATTCAAAAGGTGGTGCAGGTGCTGCATTTGGTGGTAGTGCATCTCAAATTATGGGAGTTACACGCACTGGTAACGTATTAGAAAAAGCAACTTGGATTCTAGCTGTAGCAATTTTGGCTCTTTCTCTGGTATCTTCTGCGTTCTATACCAGTAGCCAGCCTAACCAATTTTCTTCTCCAAATATCGAAAGTGCTAAGCAGCAAGTAGTTACACCAGCATTCGAAAACTCTGAAAGCTTAACTCCAGCAGCTGAGCAAGCAACTGATACTACATCGCAACAATAA
- a CDS encoding polysaccharide biosynthesis protein → MNFLSGLKILPRWIIATLDSLILFQCALFGYLVRFNFELELIEQYDAFAGSFTFMIGGLLVMQNTRSYEGIVRHTGFRDGSNIFKTVLINFVLFLFLNFFHGNFLNDRFLLPTSVLIIASLSALFMLIFYRLLVKELFVYLKNGFAEHERKHGVIFGAGEAGIIAQEAIKRDSKTQMNIVAFLDDDPKKDGKHIDGKRIYFGLNDLEHLAKQFHITELIIAVRDLSVQRKNEIIDECLRLKISVSLVPPVDQWINGGLTAGAIREIKIEDLLSREQIVLDNPRIEEDLHDKIVLVTGAAGSIGSELCRQISYYHPRLLVLLDIAESPLYDVEQEFKEHHPNCSIKIILGDVRNKKKMKEVFREFKPQVVFHAAAYKHVPMMENYPEEAVHSNVIGTKVLADLAVLSQVEKFVFVSTDKAVNPTNVMGASKRAAEMYVQALNEYLERNHKKYHTKFITTRFGNVLGSNGSVIPLFKKQILNGGPLTVTHPEITRYFMTIPEACQLVLEAGVMGNGGEIYVFDMGEPVKILDLAKKMIQLSGKKVDQDIKIQFTGLREGEKLYEELLNDFETVKITHHPKIKIAQVLPAAYHKIDGQIEIFQELIGKNSETDLVRHLKVIVPEFISNSSRFEVLDRMN, encoded by the coding sequence ATGAATTTTTTGTCAGGTTTGAAAATTTTGCCTAGGTGGATTATTGCCACTTTAGACTCGTTGATTCTTTTTCAATGTGCTTTATTCGGGTACCTAGTTCGATTTAATTTTGAGCTTGAGTTAATTGAACAATACGATGCGTTTGCCGGAAGTTTTACGTTCATGATTGGAGGTCTTTTGGTAATGCAAAATACCAGAAGTTATGAGGGAATAGTAAGGCATACTGGGTTTCGAGATGGCTCTAATATTTTCAAAACAGTATTGATCAATTTTGTTTTGTTTTTATTCCTTAATTTTTTTCACGGGAATTTTTTGAATGACAGGTTTTTGCTTCCCACTTCGGTATTGATTATTGCTAGCTTGTCAGCTCTTTTCATGCTTATTTTCTATCGACTTCTTGTAAAAGAGCTCTTCGTTTATTTGAAAAATGGCTTTGCAGAACATGAACGTAAGCACGGAGTAATTTTTGGAGCCGGGGAAGCAGGGATAATTGCGCAAGAGGCGATCAAAAGGGATTCAAAAACCCAAATGAATATCGTTGCTTTCTTGGATGATGATCCTAAGAAGGATGGAAAACACATTGACGGTAAACGAATTTATTTTGGGTTGAATGATTTGGAACATCTTGCCAAACAATTTCATATTACAGAATTAATTATTGCTGTAAGAGACCTTTCGGTTCAACGGAAAAATGAAATTATCGACGAATGTTTACGCCTAAAAATCTCTGTCTCTTTGGTCCCTCCGGTTGACCAGTGGATCAATGGAGGATTGACTGCGGGAGCAATCCGTGAGATAAAAATCGAAGACCTTTTAAGTAGAGAGCAAATAGTGCTTGATAATCCTAGGATTGAGGAAGATCTTCATGATAAAATAGTGTTGGTAACAGGGGCGGCAGGTTCGATTGGATCGGAATTATGCAGACAAATTTCATATTATCACCCTAGGCTACTTGTCTTACTTGATATTGCAGAATCTCCACTTTATGATGTAGAGCAAGAGTTCAAAGAACATCATCCGAATTGTTCCATCAAGATTATCTTAGGTGATGTTCGGAATAAAAAGAAAATGAAAGAAGTTTTCCGGGAATTTAAACCGCAAGTCGTCTTTCATGCTGCTGCTTATAAGCATGTTCCAATGATGGAGAATTACCCAGAAGAGGCAGTTCATTCAAATGTTATTGGAACCAAAGTTCTTGCAGATTTAGCCGTTTTATCTCAAGTGGAGAAATTCGTCTTTGTTTCCACTGATAAGGCAGTTAACCCGACCAATGTGATGGGAGCTAGTAAAAGAGCTGCAGAGATGTATGTTCAGGCTTTGAATGAATATTTGGAAAGAAACCATAAAAAATACCATACTAAGTTTATTACTACTCGATTCGGGAATGTGTTAGGTTCTAATGGATCAGTTATTCCACTGTTTAAAAAGCAGATTTTAAATGGAGGACCTCTTACTGTTACCCATCCCGAAATCACGAGATACTTCATGACAATTCCAGAGGCTTGTCAGTTAGTGTTGGAAGCGGGAGTGATGGGTAATGGTGGAGAAATCTATGTTTTCGACATGGGTGAGCCAGTGAAGATTTTGGATCTAGCGAAAAAGATGATCCAACTTTCAGGGAAGAAAGTTGACCAGGATATTAAAATTCAATTTACAGGATTGAGGGAGGGTGAAAAGTTATATGAAGAACTATTGAATGATTTTGAAACAGTAAAGATTACCCATCATCCCAAAATCAAAATTGCTCAAGTATTGCCTGCAGCTTACCATAAAATTGACGGCCAAATCGAGATTTTTCAAGAGTTGATTGGAAAGAATAGTGAGACAGATTTGGTACGCCATTTAAAAGTCATCGTTCCTGAATTCATCTCTAATTCCTCGAGATTTGAGGTTTTGGATCGAATGAATTAA
- a CDS encoding metal-dependent hydrolase family protein — protein sequence MKSLILAGSFILLSSGVFAQRTIIHAGKLIDVKSNKVLENQSIIVEGEKIISVVSGFQPISINDRLVDLKDATVMPGLMDMHVHIESQTSPTRYVDGFRDNEADVAYKALPYAKITLMAGFTTVRDMGGTGVNIALRNAINNELVVGPRIYTAGKSIAPTGGHADPTNGVKRELMGDPGPDQGVINGPYDARKAVRQAVKYGSDVIKVTATGGVLSVARDGSAPQFQQDELEAIVETARDFGIHVAAHAHGDEGMKRAVKAGIHSIEHGTLMTEETMEMMKKADTWYVPTVTAGMSAAEYAKIPGYYPPVVRDKAMRIGAQIQDTFARAYQKGVKIAFGTDAGVFPHGENYREFLYLTEAGMPNLEVIQAATLRGAQLLGIEDKLGVIESGKLADIIAVKGDPSKDIAVMQNVIFVMKGGEVFKQSAD from the coding sequence ATGAAATCATTAATTCTAGCAGGCTCTTTTATCCTGCTTTCTTCTGGAGTTTTTGCCCAGAGGACTATTATCCATGCAGGGAAACTGATCGACGTGAAGTCTAACAAGGTATTGGAAAACCAGTCCATTATTGTTGAAGGTGAAAAAATCATTTCAGTCGTTTCTGGATTTCAACCAATAAGCATCAATGATCGATTGGTGGATTTAAAAGATGCCACTGTGATGCCAGGATTGATGGATATGCACGTTCACATAGAAAGTCAAACAAGTCCAACGAGATATGTGGACGGGTTTAGAGATAATGAGGCAGATGTAGCTTATAAGGCATTGCCTTATGCTAAAATCACTTTAATGGCTGGATTCACTACTGTCAGAGATATGGGTGGAACTGGAGTGAATATCGCATTGAGAAATGCGATAAATAATGAACTAGTTGTGGGGCCAAGAATTTATACGGCTGGAAAATCTATCGCTCCTACTGGAGGTCATGCAGATCCTACGAATGGAGTTAAGAGAGAATTGATGGGTGATCCGGGGCCTGATCAAGGTGTTATTAATGGTCCATATGATGCAAGAAAGGCTGTGAGACAAGCAGTTAAATATGGATCCGATGTCATTAAAGTGACCGCAACAGGAGGGGTTTTGTCTGTAGCCAGGGACGGATCAGCTCCGCAGTTTCAACAGGATGAATTAGAGGCTATAGTAGAAACAGCAAGAGATTTTGGAATTCATGTAGCGGCTCATGCACATGGAGATGAGGGGATGAAAAGAGCAGTGAAAGCCGGGATTCATTCAATTGAACATGGTACTTTAATGACCGAAGAAACCATGGAAATGATGAAAAAAGCGGATACCTGGTATGTCCCTACTGTAACGGCAGGTATGTCAGCTGCAGAATATGCAAAGATTCCGGGATATTATCCTCCAGTGGTACGAGACAAAGCGATGAGAATTGGTGCTCAAATCCAGGATACATTTGCAAGAGCCTATCAAAAAGGAGTGAAGATTGCCTTTGGAACTGATGCTGGAGTATTTCCACATGGAGAAAATTACCGAGAATTTCTGTATTTGACAGAGGCAGGCATGCCCAATTTGGAGGTAATTCAGGCTGCAACATTAAGAGGTGCCCAGTTATTGGGTATTGAGGATAAGCTTGGAGTAATTGAGTCTGGAAAGCTTGCTGATATAATTGCGGTAAAAGGAGATCCATCCAAAGACATAGCAGTTATGCAAAATGTCATTTTCGTGATGAAGGGTGGTGAGGTATTTAAACAATCAGCGGATTAA
- a CDS encoding S10 family peptidase: protein MKIKLLVILILWSTFSFAQNEKSPSESFPKAQVFESKQSVTIEGKVIPLRTKAGTLELKDENNKPIALFGFTAYFKEGAGKDRPVVFAYNGGPGSSSYWLHMGIMGPKRIVVDDPNYNKAAPYQLVNNEFSILDIADVVMMDPVGTGLSVPIGESAGADFWGVDQDIRSISLFIMQFLKEHDRLNSPKYILGESYGTFRNAGVMNYLLGKGYALNGVIMVSAVFDLRTLFFAPNEDLPYIVYLPTMAATSWYHGKTAEKSGDLPSFVQKVREFTENEYAPALFKGNRISAQEKEGIANKLEQLTGIEARIWERANLKINANEYFQELLRSTGETVGRLDSRYKGINLDPMATNAFTDPQSDAISPAYTMAFLDYFHGTLGVSKNLLYSTSAYSKQGFKWDWKHQRNNFWGADAAVTTLPDMAEALSKDPNVKILIMNGYYDLATVFHGVEHSISHLELPKSALDRIVMTYYEAGHMMYTHLPSAKLFREDLKNFIEETLN from the coding sequence ATGAAAATCAAATTGCTGGTAATATTGATTTTATGGTCCACTTTTTCATTTGCTCAAAATGAAAAAAGCCCATCAGAATCATTTCCAAAGGCTCAGGTATTCGAAAGTAAACAATCTGTGACGATCGAAGGGAAGGTTATTCCTCTTCGTACAAAAGCAGGTACCTTAGAGTTGAAGGATGAAAATAATAAACCGATTGCCTTATTTGGATTCACTGCTTATTTCAAAGAAGGTGCAGGAAAAGATCGCCCAGTTGTCTTTGCATACAATGGTGGCCCCGGTTCTTCCTCATATTGGCTTCATATGGGCATTATGGGGCCAAAACGAATTGTGGTAGACGACCCTAATTACAATAAAGCTGCCCCATATCAATTGGTTAATAATGAATTTTCAATTTTGGATATAGCCGATGTTGTCATGATGGATCCTGTTGGTACTGGATTGAGCGTGCCAATAGGGGAGTCTGCTGGTGCAGACTTCTGGGGAGTTGATCAAGATATCCGAAGCATTAGTCTTTTTATCATGCAGTTTTTAAAAGAGCATGATCGTCTAAATAGTCCGAAATACATTCTTGGAGAGAGTTATGGGACATTTAGAAATGCTGGTGTCATGAATTACTTGCTTGGTAAAGGGTATGCGCTTAATGGGGTAATAATGGTTTCCGCAGTTTTTGACTTACGAACGCTATTTTTTGCCCCCAATGAAGATTTACCCTACATCGTTTATTTGCCAACCATGGCAGCTACAAGTTGGTATCATGGTAAAACGGCAGAGAAATCAGGGGACTTGCCTTCATTTGTTCAAAAAGTCAGAGAATTTACTGAAAATGAATACGCTCCAGCTCTTTTCAAAGGAAATCGAATTTCTGCACAAGAAAAAGAAGGGATAGCTAATAAACTTGAACAATTGACAGGGATTGAGGCCAGAATTTGGGAAAGAGCAAATCTTAAAATAAATGCGAACGAATATTTCCAAGAATTGCTCAGATCAACGGGCGAGACTGTGGGTAGATTAGATTCGAGATATAAGGGTATAAACCTAGATCCTATGGCAACGAATGCCTTTACAGATCCACAAAGTGATGCCATATCTCCTGCCTATACCATGGCTTTTCTAGATTATTTTCATGGTACTTTAGGGGTAAGTAAGAATTTACTTTATTCAACATCAGCCTACTCAAAGCAAGGGTTTAAATGGGATTGGAAGCACCAAAGAAATAATTTTTGGGGTGCAGATGCGGCAGTTACCACATTGCCTGATATGGCAGAGGCTTTATCTAAAGATCCAAATGTGAAAATTTTAATCATGAATGGCTATTATGATTTAGCTACTGTTTTTCATGGTGTTGAACATTCAATTTCTCATTTGGAATTGCCTAAATCAGCTCTAGATCGAATTGTAATGACCTATTATGAGGCGGGTCATATGATGTATACTCATCTTCCTTCAGCAAAGCTATTTCGAGAAGATTTGAAAAATTTTATTGAGGAAACACTTAACTAA
- a CDS encoding serine hydrolase domain-containing protein — protein MTAQLKVWIRITLFFGCAVFYSSCAEGQNPNISNSLYFPPNSGDWERKPVDELPWDREKLADFLAWLPTQDTRAFLILKDGKIVVEEYWGAKLTGLGSMDENSYWYWASAGKTLTAALIGIAETEKILSIEDRTQKYLGAGWTSLTSSQEKDIKLVHQLTMTTGLDDQVSNLDDTSPESLKYLAKPGTRWSYHNAPYTLLENVLEKASGISFQDYFKTRLGDAIGMNGFWQKTGDNNVFYSSPRSFARFGLLLLANGNWGGVQVWKGNYFDQLKNTSQAFNQSYGYLTWLNGKQSYMVPGLQRQFPGSLAPSAPRDMYQAMGKNGQFLMVIPSENLVIVRMGGSSQDVPVPFLMLEEIWKRLYGVIYR, from the coding sequence ATGACTGCACAGCTTAAAGTTTGGATACGAATTACCTTGTTTTTTGGCTGTGCAGTCTTTTATTCAAGCTGTGCAGAAGGACAAAATCCCAACATCTCCAATTCTTTATATTTCCCTCCAAATTCAGGTGATTGGGAAAGAAAACCCGTAGATGAATTGCCTTGGGATCGAGAAAAGTTAGCTGATTTTTTAGCTTGGTTACCTACTCAGGATACAAGGGCCTTTTTGATTCTGAAGGATGGTAAGATAGTGGTAGAGGAGTATTGGGGAGCTAAATTGACGGGCCTTGGCTCAATGGATGAAAACTCCTATTGGTACTGGGCTTCCGCCGGAAAAACATTAACAGCTGCATTGATTGGAATTGCTGAAACGGAGAAAATTCTTTCAATCGAAGACCGAACCCAGAAATACCTAGGAGCTGGTTGGACTAGTTTGACGTCCTCACAAGAGAAAGATATTAAGCTGGTTCATCAGCTGACCATGACTACAGGTTTGGATGATCAAGTATCTAATTTGGATGATACCTCTCCAGAAAGTTTGAAGTATTTAGCCAAGCCAGGAACTCGATGGAGTTATCACAATGCTCCGTATACGCTACTTGAAAATGTTTTGGAAAAGGCAAGCGGAATATCATTTCAGGATTACTTCAAAACGAGATTAGGAGATGCCATTGGGATGAATGGCTTTTGGCAGAAAACTGGCGATAATAACGTGTTTTATTCTAGTCCTCGTTCATTTGCTCGTTTTGGTTTGCTCCTTTTAGCAAATGGAAATTGGGGAGGCGTCCAGGTGTGGAAAGGGAACTACTTTGATCAATTAAAAAATACCTCTCAAGCCTTCAATCAAAGCTATGGATATTTGACTTGGTTAAATGGAAAGCAGAGTTATATGGTCCCTGGTCTCCAAAGACAATTTCCTGGCTCATTGGCGCCATCTGCACCACGAGATATGTATCAAGCAATGGGGAAAAATGGGCAATTTTTGATGGTGATTCCTTCTGAGAATCTGGTGATAGTAAGGATGGGAGGCTCAAGTCAGGATGTTCCTGTGCCTTTTTTGATGCTAGAAGAAATCTGGAAGAGACTCTATGGGGTAATTTATCGTTAA
- a CDS encoding GNAT family N-acetyltransferase: MDSHQISNSNGLNIRQVPSLKLEDFIRVLEESGLSSRRPMEDHLLLEKMILGSNLIVSAEKEGRIIGVLRAITDHCYRCFIADLAVSKEFQGQGIGKGMIQFTRDLAPSARLILFSAEEAVGFYQKIGFHIHERCYQLKAEEILL; the protein is encoded by the coding sequence ATGGATAGCCACCAAATAAGCAATTCGAATGGACTGAATATTCGACAAGTCCCTAGTTTAAAATTGGAGGATTTTATCCGGGTTTTAGAGGAGTCAGGATTATCCTCACGGCGGCCAATGGAGGATCATTTGCTTCTTGAAAAAATGATTTTAGGTTCAAACCTAATTGTGTCCGCAGAAAAAGAAGGAAGGATAATTGGGGTACTTCGTGCAATAACAGACCATTGTTATCGATGCTTCATCGCAGATTTAGCAGTTTCTAAAGAGTTTCAAGGTCAGGGTATAGGGAAAGGAATGATCCAATTTACACGTGATTTAGCTCCATCTGCAAGATTAATTTTATTTTCTGCTGAAGAAGCAGTTGGATTTTACCAAAAGATTGGTTTTCATATCCATGAGCGGTGCTATCAATTGAAGGCTGAAGAAATTCTTTTGTGA
- a CDS encoding response regulator yields MIQFDSIFLVDDDPINNLINKRLLGKIKISDSIKEFIGGEEALEFISTIDKNHSLLIFLDINMPVLNGWDFLNRYQEEFAERNDTILILSSSIDFQDRQKAKEYELVSGFLEKPLTLEKIKFHFGIED; encoded by the coding sequence ATGATTCAATTTGATTCGATTTTTTTAGTGGATGACGATCCCATTAATAATTTGATAAATAAACGTCTCCTTGGAAAAATAAAAATTTCTGACTCAATCAAGGAATTTATAGGAGGTGAAGAAGCATTGGAGTTTATTTCAACAATCGATAAAAATCATTCCCTTCTAATATTTTTAGACATCAATATGCCGGTGTTAAACGGTTGGGATTTTTTAAACCGGTATCAAGAAGAATTCGCAGAACGGAACGATACCATTTTGATTTTATCCTCTTCAATAGATTTTCAAGACCGACAAAAGGCTAAAGAATACGAGTTAGTCTCTGGTTTTCTTGAAAAACCTCTAACGCTAGAAAAAATCAAATTCCATTTTGGAATAGAAGATTAA
- a CDS encoding co-chaperone GroES gives MSNVNIKPLADRVLVQPAAAEEKTASGLYIPDTAKEKPQRGTVVAVGNGKKDEPLTVKVGDTVLYGKYSGTELSVDGADYLIMRESDIFAIL, from the coding sequence ATGTCAAACGTGAACATCAAACCTCTAGCAGACCGAGTTTTGGTACAGCCAGCTGCAGCTGAAGAGAAAACTGCTTCCGGACTTTACATCCCGGACACTGCCAAGGAAAAGCCTCAAAGAGGAACTGTCGTAGCAGTGGGTAACGGCAAAAAAGATGAGCCATTGACTGTAAAAGTAGGAGACACTGTTTTGTACGGTAAGTATTCCGGAACTGAGCTCAGCGTAGATGGAGCAGACTACCTTATCATGAGAGAATCTGACATTTTCGCAATCCTTTAA